AATGAGGCTCTGTTTGGAAAATCATTAGTTACTGAGATCAAACCAAAAACCGCCGAAGAAGAATTCACCGCCGCCCTGAAAAAGTTCTTAGACAATGGCGTTCCCGTGCGCATTGTAGAGAAAAAAGAAGGCGGAAAAAAGTAAGATACTGCTATAGCAGTCCGCATCGATTCCTGTCGGTAGGACGGTCATCTTGCCTTTGCAGGCGGGCCACCCGTCCTACGAATTTTCACGGTTCATGCAGGATTGCGATTCCTCAACCCTACCGGCTTCAGCCATGACCCCAGACTCAAATCCTGCTGTCTCCACCCCTGCGGCCTCAGACGAGCCCACCCCGGCCTTTGGCTGGTCGCGCTATGCCGAGCGCATCAATGGCCGCTTTGCCATGGTGGGCTTTGTGGCGCTGCTGTTGCTCGAACTGGTCACGGGCCAGACCTTTTTTAGCTGGCTGGGCCTGGGCTAAGTTTGGCCTAACCCCCGCCTACCGCACCTTCTAGCCCTTAGAAGTGGTAGGCTTAGGGGTGATTTTGGCATGGTGTCACCGTGGTTAACCCCAACGCAGAGATTGGCCGGCTGCGGGAGCTAATGCCCGCCACCGCCCGCATGAAAACCAAGCTGATGCTCAGCGATCGCCAGCTCCAGGTGATCAAGGCCGAGTTTCCCCGCCCCTGGCAGGCAACCCACACCGTCTCGATCAACCTCGATCTGTGGCACCACCTGGCCGTGGCCGAGCGCGACCTGCTGTTTTTGCGCACCGTCAGCTGGGTAACCCTGGCCAACGTGCTCAAGCCCAACTGGTACCAGGCCCTGGCTGGGGTGGGGCTGGCGGGGGGCGTAGTCGAACTGCTCCAGGGCGATGCCGTGGGCGTTGTCACCGCTGGCGGCGTGGCGGCACTGGCAGGCTGGCAAATCTGGCGCGGGGTAACCGGCCCCCAGATCGAGATCGCCGCCGACGACAAAGCCGTGCAGGTGGCCCTGCGGCGCGGCTACGATCAGGCCGAGGCGGCGGCGGCGCTGATTCGGGCCATTGAGGCGGTGCCCCCCCTTGAAGGGCGGCAGGTGCTCACCGTCAACGAACTGCTGCGCTGCCAAAACCTGCGGGTGCAAACCGGGCGCTCAGAATTTTCGGTGCCCGAGAGCTACCTGCGCTAGAGACCTATGGCCCAGCTCCTCCAGCAGTCCCCCGGGGCTGACCCCGGCTGGCGGGGCACAGCCCGGCTCAGCTATGCCGTCGAGGCGGGCCGGTGCGTGCCGACCCAAACCTACACCCGCGCCCCCCTGCGGGTGCAGCGCCCCCTCTATCCCGAAGGAGCAGCGGTGTGCCATACGGTGCTGGTACACACCGCCGGGGGGCTGGTGGGGGGCGACCAGTTGACGGTAGAGCTAACGGCGGCCCCCCAGGCCCAGGCGCTGATTACCACCGCCGCCGCCAGCAAGGTCTACGGCAGTACCGCCGCCAGTAGCCACCAGCAGGTCACGATTACCCTAGGCTCTGAGAGCTGCATAGAATGGCTGCCCCAGGAGACCATCGTGTTTAACCAGGCCCACTACAGCCAGGCGCTGCGGGTTGATCTAGCCCCTGGCGCTCTGTGGGCGGGCTGGGAGATCACCCGCTTTGGCCGCAGCGCCCGAGGCGAGACCTTTGAGCAGGGCCAGTGGCGATCGCGCCTCGAAGTCTGGCAGGGGGAGCAGCCCCTCTGGCTCGATCGCCAGCACCTGGCCGGGGGCAGCGCCCCTCTCCACAGCCCCAACGGCCTGGCCGGGCACCCGGTGGTGGGCAGCTTTGCCGTGGTGGGGCACGACTTCGACAGCGATGCGGCAGCCGCCCTGCGGCAGCTGTGGCCCACCGATTGGCCGGGCGACGCGGGCGTCACCCGGCTGCAATCGGGGCTGCTGTGCCGCTACCGGGGGCCATCGAGCCAGGCGGCGCGCCGCTGGTTTGTGGCGGCCTGGCAGCAGCTGCGGCCGCTCTACCTGGGCCGTCCGGCCATCCAGTCGCGGCTGTGGCCTCGCTAGGCGGGCAGCCACCCCAGCAAACACCTCGTAGACAGCCAGGACGGCTAGTCCTCAAGACTTTTTCCCAGCCAGGGGCAACGGCGGCTCTGGTTGACGGTTCTCGGTGGCGGCCAGGGCGCGATCGCAGGACTTTGGCGGCTCCTTCCGGACGGGGCGGGAGGGTGGCGAAAAGATAAAAATTAGCAGACGTCTGAACAAGGTGCTATGAAGACCCCTCAATTTTCTGGTTCTAAGCTACCCCCAGCCTCAGAGTACGCTCTAATTATTGGGGCTGGCGCAACGGCGGCCATGTCTATGGCGGCCCAGCAGATAGCAGTGGCCACCCTGCCGGTGACCACCCTGGTAGCCCTGGGCCTGCTCAATCGCTACCGCCTAGACCAGCGCCTGCAAGACAGCGAGCCCAGCGGCCCGACCCCCGAGGAGGCCACCAGGTCGGGGCCAGCGGTACCCCAGCGGGTTACTGCTCAACCCAGACCCGACACTATTTCGGCTCGCCCCCAGGTGAGTGTCCCGCCAACGGCGGCGGCCCGATTTTCTGACCAGCGCCACTACATCCACGATACGCTGGCCAAAAAGCTTCAGGCAAAGGCCGATTTTGAGGCGATGCAGCAGGCCAGCCTGCGCCGGGTGGGTGCCCATCTCCAGCAGATTCGCCAGGAGAAAGCGCTGTCGCTGGAGGAGATCTACCAGCGGACGTTTATTCAGCCCTACACCCTGAGGGCGCTCGAAACCGGCAATTTGCAGCAGCTGCCCGAGCCCTTTTACATTCGCGCGTTCATTCAAAAATATGCGACGGCCCTGGGGCTGGAGGGGACGACGCTGGCGGCGGATTTTCCGATGTGATTGGGTTTGGCCCCTTAAGGTTGGGCTTTGGGTAGCTGGAGCCGGGTTAGTTTCAACGTCTCCCAGCGGCGTTGAACGTTGAAACGTTTGAATGCTGGAACGTTTGCTGAAGGTTTTAACCTCGGTGGCTATAGCTATAACTAATCGGCTAATGCCCCGCCACAGCTGGAACCGCTGCCGGCGGTGCAGCCGTAGCAGTAGGGCCGGGTCTGCACGTCGTCGATCACATCCAGGGAGTTGGCGGCCAGCAGATCGGCCACGGTGAGGGGCTGACCGCTGCGTCCGAGGCTAGGCAGGGCCTCCATCTGGTTGAAGTCGCAGTCGTAGATGCGGCCTTCGTAGTCAATGGAGAGCTCCTGGCGGCACATCAGGTGGGGAACGGTGGCGGGGTTGTGGTGGCTGGCCAAAAATTGCAGGTAGGGGCCGTAGAGGTCTTTGCTGGCCAGGTATTGCTTTACCCGGCCAATGGGCAGGTTGGTGATGGTGTAGAGCTGGTTAAAGGCGATGTCAAAGTGCGATCGCAGGTAGGCTTCGTAGTCACCCTGCAACGCCGTCTGGCTGGGGGTGAGCGAAAACTCGGCGCTGCGGGGCACGGGTGGGTTGTAGACCAAATCGAGGCGCAGGGCCGGGTCGTAGCCGTAGCCCAGCTGGTTGAGACGCTGGAGCGCGCGAATGGAGGTGGTGTAGACCCCAGCTCCCCGCTGCTGGTCAACATTGTCTTCGAGGTAGCAGGGCAGCGAGGCCACCACATGGAGCTGGTGGTGGGCAAAGTACTCGGGCAAATCCTCAAAGCCCGGCACGAAGAAAATCGTCAGGTTCGATCGCACCATCACCGTTTTGCCCAGCTGTCGGGCCGCCGCCACCAGGGGGCGAAAGCCGTAGTTCATCTCTGGGGCACCGCCGGTTAAGTCGAGGGTGGCAATCTGAGGAAACCGGCGCAGCAGCTCGATGAGCTGATCGCAAACCTGGGGGGAGAGTTCTTCGGTGCGCTTGGGGCCAGCTTCGACGTGGCAGTGGGTGCAGGCTAAGTTGCACTTGCGGCCCAGGTTGACCTGCAACACGGTGATGGGAAGCTTGCTTAGGGGCTGCCCAAGG
The nucleotide sequence above comes from Nodosilinea sp. PGN35. Encoded proteins:
- a CDS encoding RodZ family helix-turn-helix domain-containing protein encodes the protein MKTPQFSGSKLPPASEYALIIGAGATAAMSMAAQQIAVATLPVTTLVALGLLNRYRLDQRLQDSEPSGPTPEEATRSGPAVPQRVTAQPRPDTISARPQVSVPPTAAARFSDQRHYIHDTLAKKLQAKADFEAMQQASLRRVGAHLQQIRQEKALSLEEIYQRTFIQPYTLRALETGNLQQLPEPFYIRAFIQKYATALGLEGTTLAADFPM
- the arsS gene encoding arsenosugar biosynthesis radical SAM (seleno)protein ArsS (Some members of this family are selenoproteins.), whose product is MVQSPPAAIAVTPFAQRLGQPLSKLPITVLQVNLGRKCNLACTHCHVEAGPKRTEELSPQVCDQLIELLRRFPQIATLDLTGGAPEMNYGFRPLVAAARQLGKTVMVRSNLTIFFVPGFEDLPEYFAHHQLHVVASLPCYLEDNVDQQRGAGVYTTSIRALQRLNQLGYGYDPALRLDLVYNPPVPRSAEFSLTPSQTALQGDYEAYLRSHFDIAFNQLYTITNLPIGRVKQYLASKDLYGPYLQFLASHHNPATVPHLMCRQELSIDYEGRIYDCDFNQMEALPSLGRSGQPLTVADLLAANSLDVIDDVQTRPYCYGCTAGSGSSCGGALAD
- a CDS encoding DUF3318 domain-containing protein, which gives rise to MVNPNAEIGRLRELMPATARMKTKLMLSDRQLQVIKAEFPRPWQATHTVSINLDLWHHLAVAERDLLFLRTVSWVTLANVLKPNWYQALAGVGLAGGVVELLQGDAVGVVTAGGVAALAGWQIWRGVTGPQIEIAADDKAVQVALRRGYDQAEAAAALIRAIEAVPPLEGRQVLTVNELLRCQNLRVQTGRSEFSVPESYLR
- a CDS encoding urease accessory protein UreD, coding for MAQLLQQSPGADPGWRGTARLSYAVEAGRCVPTQTYTRAPLRVQRPLYPEGAAVCHTVLVHTAGGLVGGDQLTVELTAAPQAQALITTAAASKVYGSTAASSHQQVTITLGSESCIEWLPQETIVFNQAHYSQALRVDLAPGALWAGWEITRFGRSARGETFEQGQWRSRLEVWQGEQPLWLDRQHLAGGSAPLHSPNGLAGHPVVGSFAVVGHDFDSDAAAALRQLWPTDWPGDAGVTRLQSGLLCRYRGPSSQAARRWFVAAWQQLRPLYLGRPAIQSRLWPR
- a CDS encoding chlorophyll a/b-binding protein; protein product: MTPDSNPAVSTPAASDEPTPAFGWSRYAERINGRFAMVGFVALLLLELVTGQTFFSWLGLG